One Stratiformator vulcanicus genomic window, TTGAAAGAGTATGCGGGGCGCATTCCGATCTATCACTTTGATGCGTACCGGCTGGGTGATCCGGATGAGTTCACCGCTCTGGGTGCCGATGAACTGCTTGCTGACGAGGGGTTATGTCTGATCGAGTGGGTCGATCGGGTCGCCTCGTTGCTTCCGGCGGACCGATTGACGATCGATGCGATCACAACGGGCGTCGATTCGCGTCGTTTTCGACTGCAGTCGGGCGGGACACGTTCGACCGAGTTGCTCACATCCATTGCCATACATTGCAAAGATTGAATTTTGATTCGCGGCTCGACCGCCTATGCTGACAAAGTTGCGTCTGTTCATCCAAGACTGCCGCCCTCGGAATTTCCCTTGTCCGACCCTGACCTGCAATCTCCGTTTTCGATTGACCTGCGCGAATATTGCGGGCCGCTCGACCTGCTGCTGCATTTGGTTCGGCGAAGCGAAGTCGATTTGCGGGAGATGCGACTGGCCGAACTCATGGGGCAATACGTCGCCTATGTCGATCTCGTCCGCACGATCGATGTCGATCTTGCCGGCGACTTCGTTCAGGCGGCCGGTACGCTGCTCGAAGTCAAAAGCCGAGTCGTTCTGCCCGGCGATGAGGTAGAGCAAGATGAAGAAACGCTGCTCGATCCTGCGGGAAGCGAAATCGTCGAGAGGTTGCTTGAATATGCCCGCTTTCGCGAA contains:
- the tsaE gene encoding tRNA (adenosine(37)-N6)-threonylcarbamoyltransferase complex ATPase subunit type 1 TsaE; the protein is MKTWDFEATSVDETARFGTAIADSIRGGDVIGLRGDLGAGKTTLVSSVAVALGVQRHEISSPTFVLLKEYAGRIPIYHFDAYRLGDPDEFTALGADELLADEGLCLIEWVDRVASLLPADRLTIDAITTGVDSRRFRLQSGGTRSTELLTSIAIHCKD